The Ktedonobacterales bacterium genome has a segment encoding these proteins:
- a CDS encoding ClbS/DfsB family four-helix bundle protein: MSKEQLLQEFAAAYEQFIAAATEAEQRGVTRQGDTWGPREIVAHLAGWEVMATVRLPRIAAGLAPLEFSDETQQAVMNDAINATIVAMIGEQPLEAVCGLLRRAYQRDAEILRTLENARFQPGEYVYERTKGIIEHCQEHLEAFAPGRP, translated from the coding sequence ATGTCAAAAGAACAACTGCTCCAGGAGTTCGCGGCGGCCTATGAGCAGTTCATCGCAGCAGCGACTGAGGCCGAGCAGCGTGGCGTGACCCGTCAGGGAGACACCTGGGGACCACGCGAGATTGTGGCCCATTTGGCAGGCTGGGAAGTCATGGCAACGGTGCGTCTTCCCAGGATTGCCGCTGGGTTGGCGCCCCTTGAGTTCTCAGACGAAACGCAGCAAGCGGTCATGAATGATGCGATCAACGCCACGATTGTCGCTATGATTGGAGAACAGCCCCTGGAGGCCGTGTGTGGCCTGCTGCGCCGGGCCTACCAGCGTGATGCCGAGATACTCAGGACGTTGGAGAACGCGCGCTTTCAACCGGGTGAGTACGTGTATGAACGAACGAAAGGCATCATCGAGCATTGCCAGGAACACTTGGAAGCGTTCGCTCCCGGGCGCCCGTGA
- a CDS encoding ABC transporter ATP-binding protein, which translates to MSSKDAGVLIIQATGVRKLYNAGAGSVAALRGVDFSVEQGEMVAIMGPSGCGKTTLLNCLSGLDEITSGEIIIAGTNLKNLSDRRRTEYRARQMGFIFQSFNLLPVLSAVENVELPMLVSGVSGRKARRRAMEMLEVVGLAERARHRPAELSGGQQQRVTIARALVNNPAIVWADEPTGNLDGEAAENVMDLLCKLNREQGQTLVIVTHAPEVGARASRIVRMRDGLVLGH; encoded by the coding sequence ATGAGTAGTAAGGATGCAGGGGTGTTAATTATCCAGGCGACAGGTGTACGCAAGTTGTATAACGCTGGCGCGGGAAGTGTGGCCGCGCTGCGTGGAGTGGATTTTTCAGTGGAGCAGGGCGAGATGGTGGCGATTATGGGGCCGAGTGGATGCGGCAAAACGACGCTGCTCAACTGCCTCTCTGGTCTGGACGAAATTACCAGTGGAGAGATCATCATTGCGGGAACCAACCTCAAAAATCTCAGTGACCGCAGGCGAACGGAATATCGCGCTCGCCAGATGGGATTTATCTTCCAGAGCTTCAATTTGCTGCCGGTATTGAGCGCGGTGGAGAATGTGGAACTGCCGATGCTGGTCTCCGGCGTGAGCGGACGCAAAGCCCGGCGGCGAGCGATGGAGATGCTGGAGGTGGTGGGCTTGGCCGAGCGAGCGCGCCATCGGCCCGCCGAGCTTTCGGGCGGCCAACAGCAGCGCGTGACCATCGCTCGCGCCCTGGTCAACAATCCCGCTATTGTGTGGGCCGATGAACCTACTGGCAACCTGGATGGTGAGGCGGCAGAAAATGTGATGGACCTGCTCTGCAAGCTGAACCGAGAGCAGGGCCAGACGCTGGTTATTGTGACCCACGCGCCAGAAGTTGGCGCACGCGCCAGCCGCATTGTCAGGATGCGCGATGGGCTGGTGCTGGGCCATTAG
- a CDS encoding glucose 1-dehydrogenase produces MALPNFDLTGKVAIVTGSTRGIGLAIADALASAGARVVIVGRKPEGVAAAVEQLKAAGAHVLGVPANIGRLDDLSQLVQQTEAAFGPVDILVNNAATNVHFGPILDADDGMWAKMFETNIMGAVRLARLVVPGMRERNAGKIINIASVAGIQPGTMQAIYSATKAAIISITRSLAQELGTFNIQVNAIAPGVIKTRFASVLVETPQIRKSVEAIAPLHRIGAPDEIAGIALYLASPASNFTTGAVMVIDGGLTIGGHAGPLDEA; encoded by the coding sequence ATGGCATTACCAAACTTTGATCTGACTGGCAAAGTCGCCATTGTCACCGGCAGTACACGCGGAATCGGGCTGGCGATTGCCGACGCGCTCGCAAGCGCGGGCGCGCGGGTGGTGATCGTCGGGCGCAAGCCAGAAGGTGTCGCCGCAGCCGTCGAACAACTCAAAGCAGCGGGGGCGCACGTCCTGGGCGTGCCTGCCAACATTGGCAGGCTGGATGACCTGAGCCAGCTTGTTCAGCAGACCGAGGCCGCCTTTGGCCCCGTAGATATTCTGGTGAACAACGCCGCCACCAATGTTCATTTTGGCCCCATCCTCGATGCCGACGATGGCATGTGGGCCAAAATGTTCGAGACAAACATCATGGGCGCAGTGCGGCTGGCGCGGCTGGTCGTGCCGGGCATGCGTGAGCGCAACGCGGGCAAAATCATCAACATCGCCTCTGTCGCGGGCATCCAGCCGGGGACCATGCAGGCCATCTACAGCGCCACCAAAGCCGCCATCATCAGCATCACTCGCTCGCTGGCCCAGGAGCTAGGGACATTCAATATTCAGGTAAACGCCATCGCGCCCGGCGTCATCAAGACGCGCTTTGCCAGCGTGCTGGTGGAAACGCCGCAAATCCGCAAATCAGTGGAAGCCATAGCCCCGCTGCATCGCATTGGCGCGCCCGACGAGATCGCTGGCATAGCCCTGTATCTGGCCTCGCCTGCCTCGAACTTCACCACAGGCGCGGTGATGGTCATTGACGGCGGCTTGACCATCGGCGGCCACGCTGGCCCGCTCGACGAAGCCTGA
- a CDS encoding transketolase, protein MATVQEWHELAQQLRVDSIRSTTKAGSGHPTSSMSAADLMAVLLSSYLRYDFDNPQNPNNDHLIFSKGHASPLLYALYKAAGAISEEELMTLRTFGSRLEGHPTPALPWVDVATGSLGQGLPIGVGIALSGKYLEKLPYRIWVVLGDSEMAEGSVWEAFDHASHYRLNNLIAILDMNRLGQRGETELGWNSRAYADRARAFGWESIEINGHNFEEINKAYSTAANAQGSAPTLIVAQTVKGKGFSEIENKNGWHGKALPPDMAEQAIKGLGGERHLIVKPQAPAPMKEAPHPAAPVPQLPSYEVGLALATRKAYGEALKALGAARPDVVALDGEVSNSTFAEDFARAYPDRFFEMYIAEQQMVAAAVGLSVRHWTPFASTFAAFFTRAYDFIRMAAVSQANLRLVGSHAGVSIGEDGPSQMALEDLAMMRAVGGSKVLYPCDANQTVRLVAAMADQRGISFLRTTREKTPIIYPAHELFPIGGSKVVRRSDSDEVTVVAAGITLHEALKAYDQLKGEGVAIRVIDAYSVKPIDGQTLLEAARATGGRLVTVEDHWIEGGLGDATLEALAGAGLPHLRVTKLAVTNMPGSGKPEELMAAAGIDASHIVEAARALKSVAVASD, encoded by the coding sequence ATGGCAACTGTGCAAGAGTGGCATGAGCTTGCCCAGCAGCTTCGCGTTGATAGCATTCGCTCTACGACGAAGGCTGGCTCAGGGCATCCAACGTCCTCGATGTCGGCGGCTGATTTGATGGCGGTTCTGTTGAGCAGTTATCTGCGCTACGATTTTGACAATCCGCAGAACCCGAACAACGACCATTTGATTTTCTCCAAGGGTCACGCTTCCCCGCTGCTGTATGCTCTGTATAAAGCCGCCGGGGCCATTTCGGAGGAAGAGTTGATGACCCTGCGCACGTTTGGCAGCCGATTGGAGGGGCATCCTACACCCGCGCTGCCCTGGGTGGATGTAGCAACGGGATCGCTGGGCCAGGGGCTGCCTATTGGCGTGGGCATTGCGCTGTCGGGCAAGTATCTGGAGAAGCTGCCCTATCGTATCTGGGTCGTGCTGGGCGACAGCGAGATGGCCGAAGGCTCCGTCTGGGAGGCGTTCGATCACGCCAGCCATTACCGGCTGAATAACCTGATCGCCATTCTGGATATGAACCGGCTGGGCCAGCGCGGCGAAACCGAGCTTGGTTGGAACAGCCGCGCCTATGCGGATCGCGCTCGCGCCTTTGGCTGGGAAAGCATCGAGATTAACGGTCATAACTTCGAGGAGATCAACAAGGCGTACAGCACGGCGGCGAACGCCCAGGGGAGCGCGCCAACGTTGATCGTGGCTCAGACGGTGAAGGGCAAAGGCTTTTCAGAGATTGAGAACAAAAACGGCTGGCATGGCAAGGCGCTGCCCCCGGACATGGCCGAACAGGCAATCAAAGGGCTGGGCGGCGAGCGGCATCTGATTGTCAAGCCCCAGGCGCCCGCGCCAATGAAAGAGGCTCCCCACCCGGCAGCGCCAGTGCCTCAATTGCCCAGCTACGAGGTTGGCTTGGCGCTTGCCACGCGCAAAGCCTATGGAGAGGCGTTGAAGGCGCTGGGCGCGGCGCGGCCAGACGTGGTGGCGCTGGACGGCGAAGTGAGCAACTCGACGTTTGCCGAGGATTTTGCCCGCGCTTACCCAGATCGCTTTTTCGAGATGTATATCGCGGAGCAGCAGATGGTAGCGGCGGCGGTTGGCCTGAGCGTGCGTCATTGGACGCCGTTCGCCTCGACGTTCGCGGCGTTCTTCACGCGCGCTTACGACTTTATTCGCATGGCCGCCGTTTCACAAGCGAATCTTCGCCTCGTTGGCTCGCACGCGGGCGTCTCTATCGGCGAAGATGGCCCGTCGCAGATGGCGCTGGAAGACCTGGCAATGATGCGCGCGGTGGGCGGCAGCAAAGTGTTGTACCCCTGCGATGCGAATCAGACCGTCCGGCTGGTGGCAGCGATGGCCGATCAGCGCGGCATCAGCTTCCTGCGCACGACCCGTGAGAAGACACCGATCATCTATCCAGCCCATGAACTCTTCCCTATTGGGGGCAGCAAAGTGGTGCGCCGCTCGGACAGCGACGAAGTGACGGTGGTGGCGGCAGGCATCACCCTGCATGAAGCCCTAAAAGCTTATGACCAACTGAAGGGCGAGGGCGTGGCGATTCGGGTGATTGACGCCTACTCCGTCAAGCCCATTGATGGGCAGACGCTGCTGGAGGCGGCGCGAGCCACTGGCGGCAGACTGGTGACGGTGGAAGATCACTGGATAGAAGGCGGCCTGGGCGACGCGACGCTGGAGGCGCTGGCGGGCGCTGGCCTGCCTCATCTGCGCGTGACCAAGCTGGCCGTGACGAACATGCCCGGCTCCGGCAAGCCAGAAGAACTGATGGCTGCCGCTGGCATTGACGCCAGCCACATCGTTGAGGCTGCTCGCGCGCTCAAGAGCGTGGCTGTGGCGAGCGACTGA
- a CDS encoding class I SAM-dependent rRNA methyltransferase, whose translation MPRSARHPTVSLKPRREAPLLAGHAWVFSGAIHQLSRPAEPGEIVDVRAAEGAFIGRGYYHPRTDIAVRLLTRDPDETIDAAFLRRIIRQAAMLREALDYDRTNAFRLINSEGDGLPGVIIDSYAGYLVAQISTAGMERLREPLVQALVEDMQPRGVLLRNDASGRAREGLRREPPAVVAGEIPEQIEICEHGLRFLVDPRLGQKTGFFLDQRDKRLALQKYATGRNVLNCFSYTSAFGVYAAVTSPQTRVTSVDTSAPALEAARANFALNGLDPERHAFVAADVFDFLEAALERGERYDVVVLDPPAFAKSQGARIQALRAYRRLNTLGMQALEPGGILLSCSCSGAVSLDDLLFQYPRSGSYQKSSSPAAPGAILPSAAQRVGRKVQLLEVFGHGFDHPINLAMPETAYLKAVFCRLR comes from the coding sequence ATGCCGCGTTCTGCGCGTCACCCTACTGTTTCGCTGAAGCCGCGCCGGGAAGCGCCGCTGCTGGCCGGACACGCCTGGGTTTTTTCGGGGGCTATTCACCAGCTTTCGCGCCCGGCTGAACCCGGTGAGATAGTGGACGTGCGCGCGGCTGAGGGCGCGTTTATCGGGCGCGGCTATTATCATCCCCGGACCGATATTGCTGTGCGCCTCTTGACCCGCGATCCTGATGAGACGATTGATGCCGCGTTTCTGCGGCGGATCATCCGGCAGGCGGCAATGCTGCGCGAGGCGCTTGACTATGACCGCACGAACGCTTTCCGACTGATCAACTCAGAGGGGGATGGTCTGCCGGGGGTCATTATAGATAGCTATGCTGGCTATCTGGTCGCTCAGATTTCGACAGCCGGAATGGAGCGGCTGCGCGAGCCATTGGTCCAGGCGCTGGTGGAAGACATGCAGCCGCGCGGCGTGCTGCTGCGCAATGACGCCAGCGGGCGGGCGCGCGAAGGGCTGCGCCGCGAACCGCCAGCAGTGGTCGCTGGCGAGATACCGGAACAGATCGAAATCTGCGAGCATGGTTTGCGCTTCCTGGTAGACCCCCGCCTGGGGCAGAAAACGGGCTTCTTTCTGGATCAGCGAGATAAACGCCTGGCCCTTCAGAAATATGCGACGGGGCGAAACGTGCTGAACTGCTTCAGCTATACCAGCGCGTTTGGCGTCTATGCCGCTGTGACCAGCCCCCAAACGCGGGTGACGAGCGTGGATACGTCAGCGCCCGCGCTGGAAGCGGCGCGAGCCAACTTCGCGCTGAACGGCCTGGACCCCGAGCGGCATGCCTTTGTGGCCGCTGACGTGTTCGATTTTCTGGAAGCGGCCCTGGAGCGCGGCGAACGCTATGATGTTGTTGTGCTGGACCCGCCAGCCTTCGCCAAAAGCCAGGGGGCCAGAATCCAGGCGCTGCGCGCCTACCGGCGGCTCAATACGCTGGGCATGCAGGCGCTGGAGCCAGGAGGCATCTTGCTGAGCTGCTCGTGTTCGGGGGCTGTTAGTCTGGATGATCTGCTGTTTCAATACCCTCGAAGCGGGTCGTACCAGAAATCCTCATCACCAGCAGCGCCAGGCGCCATTCTACCATCTGCCGCGCAACGTGTGGGGCGCAAAGTTCAACTGCTGGAGGTCTTTGGGCATGGTTTCGATCACCCGATCAACCTGGCAATGCCCGAAACCGCCTACCTGAAGGCGGTTTTCTGTCGCCTGCGCTAG
- a CDS encoding FtsX-like permease family protein: MQTLFGVPLNSLMQRLLIFTIAAAVLVTLLALRQPILLKIGLRNVPRRRLRMVLIVFGLMLATTFISAALAVGDTISTAVRSVAVFNYGRVDEIVSGGNGGLGLFPQSAYDLLQQGLADDSDVAGVAPALQENNLLLADRTSRQTRSKVTALAIPPGAEEGFDGMSNANGAPLASGALGVREVYLNRTLGGLLNAKVGDTIYVYSERWEGKRFTFTVRGIIEKSGLVGDVPAFVLPLATLQQIERSPESINRIFIANRGDGLSGVNLSDAVAEHVNRLLSGDLACAGLIFVDGSQATPTNTSVAACPSSVSGVTPPGVVRVTGDQSAARLYNLSVDEVKQDGVHLAEAADEVFTRIFTLFALFSLAIGVLLIFLIFVLLAAERRSEMGVSRAIGVQRQQLVLLFLFEGSVYDLIASLIGIAVGVGLGIGIVLLLSPILAQAGFPLSVRLQPRSLVIAYCLGALFTLGTIIASSWLISRMTIVQAMKNLAEPPRPSPSLATLLLTMLRRLARGLGLGEGEETPWQAATALPADIGRLGWGLVTRGIAPLLIGIMILQQGIEDLRDSLFSFGLSLAIIGGALMLRWFMLCLPALYYAVGPLTYRHERRLRWERRCRELGERLAAAVAGLGLLLYWGLPYDALASLGFPRFTGGIEVFFFSGVMMVFGAIWALAFNADLLLLPLIWLLRGLRKIGFVLHTALVYPLHYRFRTGVNLVMFTLVIFTMTVMAVISNSVASSYGNVSNYTGGFDIQAKPFFRAIPNINTAINHAPGVNPGDFEGVGTQTLAAVGVIQLSAPTPGWRFYPINVEDGAFLDGLGNHLVARAPGFASDADVWKALRDHPGYALIDSRALLPAVGSPYEDYLPSLGPDQLGTLKAIYASVLQKIGTLPGNYNEYLYRFSGARQGDVAIPATPIWINDVRGSKATKVTIIGVVDNTDGLHYGLVTSPATFARTQTGLPPLPLEARSYYFKVRPGVDAHQAAFALGSAFLDNGLETTVLADVAVNVNGTRIFIAQVLLGVVGLTLLLGVAALAVTGTRAVVERRQQIGMLRALGYQRWAVQSSFLLEFLLVGIAGTLIGLALGLLLCRNVFAANFFEQYQTGLEFLIPWGELGIIALCAFAASLLAAFLPAWQAGRVAPANALRYE; the protein is encoded by the coding sequence GTGCAAACACTCTTTGGCGTCCCCCTCAACAGTTTAATGCAGCGCCTGCTGATTTTCACCATTGCTGCGGCAGTGCTGGTGACGCTGTTGGCGCTGCGCCAGCCGATCTTGCTCAAGATTGGGCTGCGCAATGTGCCACGCCGTCGGCTGCGTATGGTCCTGATTGTCTTCGGGCTGATGCTGGCGACCACGTTTATTTCGGCGGCGCTGGCGGTGGGCGATACAATCAGCACAGCGGTGCGCTCGGTGGCTGTCTTTAACTATGGGCGTGTGGATGAGATTGTTTCGGGCGGAAATGGCGGCCTGGGCCTGTTCCCTCAAAGCGCCTATGATCTGTTGCAGCAAGGGCTGGCTGATGATTCCGACGTGGCGGGCGTGGCCCCGGCGCTGCAAGAAAATAACCTGCTGCTGGCGGATAGAACCTCGCGCCAGACCCGCTCGAAGGTGACGGCGCTGGCGATTCCGCCGGGCGCGGAAGAAGGCTTCGATGGCATGAGCAATGCCAATGGCGCGCCCCTTGCCAGCGGCGCGCTTGGCGTCCGTGAGGTCTATCTGAACCGCACCCTCGGTGGCCTGCTCAATGCGAAGGTTGGCGATACGATCTATGTCTATTCAGAACGCTGGGAGGGTAAACGCTTTACTTTCACGGTGCGTGGCATCATCGAAAAATCGGGGCTGGTGGGAGATGTGCCTGCCTTTGTCTTGCCTCTTGCCACACTTCAGCAGATTGAGCGCAGCCCTGAAAGCATTAACCGCATATTTATCGCCAATCGCGGTGATGGGCTAAGCGGCGTGAATCTGAGCGATGCTGTGGCTGAGCATGTCAACAGGCTGTTGTCTGGCGACCTGGCCTGCGCGGGTCTTATTTTTGTGGATGGCAGCCAGGCGACCCCGACTAATACTTCTGTGGCAGCTTGCCCATCATCGGTGTCAGGCGTAACTCCCCCAGGGGTTGTGAGGGTGACTGGGGACCAATCAGCGGCCAGGCTCTATAACCTGAGTGTGGATGAGGTGAAGCAGGACGGCGTTCATCTCGCGGAGGCGGCAGACGAGGTTTTCACGCGCATCTTTACGCTGTTCGCCCTCTTTTCGTTGGCAATTGGCGTTTTGCTGATCTTCCTGATTTTTGTGCTGCTGGCGGCAGAGCGCCGCTCCGAGATGGGCGTTTCGCGGGCCATTGGTGTGCAGCGCCAGCAACTTGTCTTGCTCTTCCTCTTCGAGGGTTCGGTCTATGATCTGATCGCTTCCTTGATTGGTATTGCGGTGGGTGTGGGCCTGGGTATCGGGATCGTTCTCTTGCTTAGCCCGATACTGGCGCAGGCGGGCTTTCCGCTCAGCGTCCGGCTTCAACCACGCAGCCTGGTCATTGCCTATTGCCTGGGCGCACTCTTCACGCTGGGGACGATTATCGCTTCGTCCTGGCTGATTAGCCGCATGACGATTGTGCAGGCGATGAAGAATCTGGCGGAGCCGCCGCGCCCATCTCCCTCGCTGGCGACGCTGCTGCTGACGATGCTGAGGCGGCTGGCGCGGGGGCTGGGGTTGGGCGAAGGCGAAGAAACACCCTGGCAGGCTGCGACGGCTTTGCCCGCCGATATTGGTCGGCTCGGCTGGGGGCTGGTGACGCGCGGTATCGCGCCGCTTCTGATCGGCATCATGATCTTGCAGCAGGGGATTGAAGACCTGCGCGACTCGCTTTTCTCCTTCGGCCTTTCGCTGGCGATCATCGGCGGCGCGCTGATGCTGCGCTGGTTCATGCTCTGTCTGCCCGCGCTTTATTATGCTGTGGGACCGCTGACGTACCGGCACGAGCGGCGGCTGCGCTGGGAACGTCGCTGCCGCGAGTTGGGCGAACGGCTGGCGGCAGCGGTGGCCGGATTGGGCCTGCTGCTGTACTGGGGTTTGCCCTATGATGCGCTGGCTTCGCTGGGTTTCCCGCGCTTTACCGGTGGCATTGAGGTCTTCTTCTTTTCCGGCGTGATGATGGTGTTTGGGGCCATCTGGGCGCTGGCCTTTAACGCCGATCTGCTGCTGCTGCCGCTGATCTGGCTGCTGCGCGGGCTGCGCAAGATTGGCTTTGTCCTGCATACGGCGCTGGTCTATCCGCTGCACTACCGTTTCCGAACAGGTGTCAATCTGGTGATGTTCACGCTGGTCATCTTTACGATGACGGTCATGGCGGTGATTAGCAATTCGGTTGCCAGCTCCTATGGCAACGTGAGCAACTATACCGGCGGCTTCGATATTCAGGCAAAGCCGTTCTTTCGGGCCATCCCGAATATAAATACGGCGATCAACCACGCGCCCGGCGTCAACCCCGGCGATTTTGAGGGTGTGGGCACGCAAACGCTGGCGGCGGTAGGCGTCATTCAGCTTTCAGCGCCGACCCCTGGGTGGCGCTTCTATCCGATCAATGTTGAAGATGGGGCTTTTCTGGATGGCCTGGGCAATCATCTGGTGGCGCGTGCCCCTGGCTTTGCCAGTGATGCCGATGTCTGGAAGGCGCTGCGCGATCACCCCGGTTACGCGCTGATTGATAGCCGGGCGCTGCTTCCGGCGGTGGGCAGCCCCTATGAGGATTACCTTCCCTCGCTTGGCCCTGACCAGCTAGGGACGCTGAAGGCGATTTATGCCTCGGTGCTTCAGAAGATTGGCACGCTGCCGGGGAATTACAATGAGTACCTGTACCGCTTCAGCGGAGCGCGACAGGGAGATGTGGCGATTCCAGCGACGCCGATCTGGATCAACGATGTTCGCGGCAGCAAGGCCACGAAAGTCACGATCATTGGCGTGGTGGATAACACCGATGGCCTGCATTATGGCCTGGTGACATCGCCAGCGACCTTTGCGCGAACTCAGACGGGCCTGCCGCCGCTGCCCCTGGAGGCGAGGAGCTATTATTTCAAGGTGCGCCCTGGTGTGGATGCACACCAGGCGGCATTTGCGCTTGGATCGGCCTTTCTGGATAATGGCCTGGAGACAACGGTGCTGGCAGATGTGGCGGTGAATGTGAATGGCACACGTATCTTTATTGCCCAGGTGCTGCTGGGCGTGGTCGGGCTGACGCTGTTGCTGGGCGTGGCCGCGCTGGCTGTCACCGGCACGCGGGCAGTGGTGGAGCGTCGCCAGCAGATCGGCATGCTGCGCGCGCTGGGGTATCAGCGTTGGGCGGTGCAATCGAGCTTTTTGCTGGAGTTTCTGCTGGTCGGGATCGCTGGCACATTGATTGGCCTGGCGCTGGGGCTGCTGCTGTGCCGCAATGTTTTTGCCGCCAATTTCTTTGAGCAATATCAGACGGGGCTTGAGTTTCTTATACCCTGGGGCGAACTGGGCATAATTGCCCTGTGCGCCTTTGCCGCGTCGCTGCTGGCGGCGTTTTTGCCCGCCTGGCAAGCGGGGCGCGTGGCTCCGGCTAATGCGTTGCGTTACGAATGA